A genome region from Arachis duranensis cultivar V14167 chromosome 6, aradu.V14167.gnm2.J7QH, whole genome shotgun sequence includes the following:
- the LOC107495711 gene encoding patatin-like protein 2: MERSKSSTEQIHDHQPPTYGNLITILSIDGGGIRGIISATILNLIESQLQELDGEDARLADYFDMISGTSTGGLVTAMLTAPDKHNRPLFAAKDIKPFYLEHCPKIFPQYRGLRGTLMAKVIRQLGGPKYDGKYLQRVIRNKLGDIRLHQTITNVVIPTFDIKCLQPTIFSSYQIKNSPGFDAKLSDICISTSAAPTYLPAHHFTNKDSNGNLHEFNLIDGGVCANNPTLLAMNQITKQIIDENTDFLAIKPTDYGRFLIISIGTGAAKNDGKFNAKKAAKWGLLDWLTYSGTSPLINIFSQSSGDMVDFHLAALTQALHFKENYLRIQDDTLTGTDSSVDISSKENLERLCQIGENLLKKPVSRVNLKNGRFEPLDKGETNEEALKRFAKLLSEEKRLRDMRSRHTKKQSNY; the protein is encoded by the exons ATGGAGCGATCAAAATCATCTACTGAACAAATTCATGATCATCAGCCCCCAACTTATGGGAACTTAATTACCATTCTCAGCATTGATGGAGGTGGTATTAGGGGAATTATTTCTGCTACTATTCTTAATTTGATTGAATCACAGCTTCAG GAGTTAGATGGTGAAGATGCAAGACTTGCAGATTATTTTGATATGATATCGGGAACAAGCACTGGAGGTCTTGTAACTGCTATGTTAACTGCTCCAGATAAACATAACCGTCCACTTTTTGCTGCTAAAGATATCAAACCATTTTACTTGGAGCACTGCCCAAAAATTTTTCCACAATATAG GGGCCTGCGTGGAACACTGATGGCAAAGGTAATTAGACAATTGGGAGGACCAAAATATGATGGAAAATACTTGCAGAGAGTGATTAGAAATAAACTTGGAGACATTCGTTTGCACCAGACAATCACCAATGTTGTCATTCCCACTTTTGACATCAAATGTTTACAACCAACTATTTTCTCATCTTATCAG ATTAAGAATTCTCCTGGCTTTGATGCTAAACTATCAGATATATGCATTAGCACATCAGCTGCACCTACTTATCTCCCTGCCCATCACTTCACCAACAAGGATTCAAATGGAAATCTACATGAATTTAACCTCATTGATGGTGGTGTTTGTGCCAATAATCCG ACTTTACTTGCCATGAATCAAATAACAAAGCAAATCATTGATGAAAATACAGATTTCTTGGCCATTAAACCTACAGACTATGGTCGCTTCCTAATTATTTCAATAGGGACAGGAGCAGCCAAAAATGATGGAAAATTCAATGCAAAAAAGGCAGCCAAATGGGGACTATTGGATTGGCTAACCTATAGTGGTACCAGtcctttaattaatattttttctcaatcAAGTGGCGATATGGTTGATTTTCACTTAGCTGCTCTCACTCAAGCACTTCATTTCAAAGAAAATTACCTTCGAATTCAG GATGATACATTGACAGGAACTGATTCTTCAGTTGACATATCTTCTAAGGAGAACTTGGAGAGGCTTTGCCAAATTGGTGAAAATTTGTTGAAGAAACCAGTCTCTAGGGTTAATTTGAAGAATGGTCGATTTGAGCCACTAGACAAAGGAGAAACCAATGAAGAAGCTCTCAAAAG GTTTGCAAAATTACTATCAGAAGAGAAGAGACTCCGTGACATGAGATCCCGTCACACTAAGAAGCAATCAAACTACTAA
- the LOC107495830 gene encoding uncharacterized protein LOC107495830 isoform X1, giving the protein MHRICSRTRPLLRLPRQRSISSESQSPSSSSSASSFANNNNNQNGENDININLRNSQNVPPPVPRINNRLFIQHSPSRASAIALSAAVVSAVVASITLFNLQQKSDHHHHGNGGGALENAAQKSADSLGKIFHHAQRTGAAAAVLWQSLRSVLSSANHEVRSGFEIRVAALLADIAAANSGRRAAIVGAGGGAVVDWLLESVTSPKDGGGAQAESARALAYLIADPNVSAAVLGRPHAIPKLLRFIFSCQPRRNSKNKKQHSRHSALDISDSLKGRSMLVAAIMDIVTSSCNNAEQVSFKPSLPGNAETRDIAAALQVIEEGGLHLDEPPEDDDGGSGDSGKKGIGIKILEGGTTVLGLSRTSCLMQVNISNSSHKELLKHYYTPKSLVYESKYDNSLAQDDMSAAVVPGLWDDLLYEHVAVPFASWALANWATASQLNRSRIQELDQDGNAIMSALLAPERSVKWHASLVAWLLLEDCNMPLNDSISDWSSSLLSTISQACKHEDFSLAKVAFSAFLLSVERSPEAQKIVMDKGLNSMRDIAKQTSKNKQVQEAMAKALELLCTGDFHLSLEEGQKWSGILLPWVFGTFSSNAIQSSAIKILSQILEDHGPKAVPVSQGWLVMLLNEVQSSIKKSNDKQTSQPKSDNVKTLINHSNIASAAQVANQLASAVVILSAKQLKTTSNTADASPLADFLALDPLAAAFKNLKVDSLPKLDAADSAVATLKGIKALTEVCYEDSLCQEMIVDFGILCLLRRFLLNDDYEKLAAIEAYDASSRAHDGQGRKSNGNGEPPISDAKDSSSLRVPPTAHIRRHAARLLTVLSLLPKVKKFIIADKTWCKWLDDCANGRIPGCSDPKLQSYARATILNIFCNDQLNGTPDNGSHKDGGVTSNNDFCPRYDDMIFLINPHLPHWRCPKKTNGQDDSSEDISKATSAKNSSKRKLDANTPAIDVVFVHGLRGGPYKTWRISEDKSSTMHTLVEKIDEEAGKLGTFWPSEWLSSDFAEARMFSLKYKTNLTQWSGASLPLQEVSSMLLEKLVAAGIGDRPVVFVTHSMGGLVVKQILYKAKEERHDNLVKNTKGIVFYSCPHFGSKLADMPWRMGLVLRPAPTIGELRSGSTRLIQLNDYIRHLHKKGMLDVLSFCETKVTPIVEGYGGWAFRLEIVPIESAYPGFGELVVLESTDHINSCKPLSRADPSYIETLKFLQKLRAFYT; this is encoded by the exons atgcacCGAATTTGTTCTAGAACGCGACCCCTTCTTCGCCTCCCTCGTCAAAGAAGTATTTCTTCAGAATCacaatcaccttcttcttcctcttctgcttcttcttttgctaataataataataatcaaaacgGTGAAAATGATATTAACATTAATCTTCGAAATTCCCAAAATGTCCCTCCACCTGTTCCTCGCATTAACAACCGTCTCTTCATTCAGCACTCTCCTTCACGCGCCTCCGCAATCGCCCTCTCCGCCGCCGTAGTCTCCGCGGTCGTCGCCTCCATCACGCTTTTCAACTTGCAGCAGAAATCCGATCATCACCACCATGGCAACGGAGGTGGTGCTCTCGAGAATGCAGCGCAGAAGTCTGCGGACTCGCTCGGGAAGATCTTCCACCACGCGCAGCGGACGGGAGCAGCTGCCGCCGTGCTGTGGCAATCGCTGCGGTCGGTATTGTCGTCGGCGAACCACGAGGTACGGTCAGGGTTTGAGATAAGAGTCGCGGCGCTGCTCGCTGATATAGCCGCTGCGAATTCTGGACGCAGGGCGGCGATCGTTGGAGCTGGCGGAGGCGCCGTCGTGGATTGGCTGTTGGAGTCTGTGACGTCTCCCAAGGATGGCGGCGGTGCACAGGCGGAGTCGGCGAGGGCGCTGGCATACCTTATTGCGGACCCTAACGTCTCTGCTGCCGTGCTTGGAAGGCCTCACGCCATTCCCAAACTTCTGAGGTTCATCTTCTCGTGCCAGCCTCGGCGGAATTCCAAGAACAAGAAG CAGCATTCAAGACACAGTGCGCTTGATATATCGGATTCTTTGAAGGGTAGGAGTATGCTGGTAGCTGCAATTATGGACATTGTTACATCCAGCTGCAACAATGCAGAACAGGTATCTTTTAAGCCGTCATTGCCTGGAAATGCTGAGACCAGGGACATTGCTGCTGCTCTACAAGTTATTGAGGAAGGGGGTTTGCACTTGGATGAGCCACCCgaagatgatgatggtggtagtggtgacAGTGGAAAGAAAGGGATTGGAATCAAGATACTTGAAGGTGGTACCACTGTCTTAGGGCTTTCAAGGACCAGCTGTTTAATGCAGGTCAATATTTCTAATTCCAGCCACAAGGAACTGTTAAAGCATTATTATACTCCTAAATCACTCGTATATGAAAGTAAGTATGACAATTCATTAGCACAAGATGATATGTCCGCTGCTGTAGTTCCTGGTCTCTGGGATGATTTGCTTTATGAACATGTTGCTGTTCCTTTTGCATCCTGGGCATTGGCAAATTGGGCAACGGCTTCACAGTTGAATAGATCTCGGATTCAAGAACTAGACCAAGATGGAAACGCCATCATGTCTGCTTTATTGGCACCAGAGAGATCTGTCAAGTGGCATGCAAGTTTGGTGGCATGGTTGCTGTTAGAAGACTGCAATATGCCTTTGAATGATTCTATTTCTGATTGGAGTTCCAGTCTTCTTTCTACTATATCCCAGGCCTGCAAGCATGAAGACTTTTCACTGGCCAAGGTAGCTTTTTCTGCTTTTCTGTTATCTGTCGAGAGAAGTCCTGAGGCACAGAAGATAGTGATGGATAAAGGTTTAAATTCAATGAGAGACATTGCCAAGCAGACATCAAAGAATAAGCAAGTGCAAGAAGCAATGGCAAAGGCATTAGAACTACTCTGTACTGGGGACTTCCATTTGTCTCTTGAGGAGGGTCAAAAATGGTCAGGCATTCTTCTTCCTTGGGTTTTTGGAACATTTTCCTCTAATGCTATACAATCTTCAGCCATAAAGATTCTTTCTCAGATATTAGAAGACCATGGACCAAAAGCTGTGCCAGTTTCTCAAGGATGGTTAGTCATGCTGCTAAATGAAGTGCAAAGTTCCATCAAGAAATCAAATGATAAACAAACCAGTCAACCTAAAAGTGATAATGTGAAG ACCTTAATCAATCACTCCAATATTGCTTCTGCTGCACAAGTTGCAAATCAGCTAGCTAGTGCAGTTGTTATTCTGTCTGCAAAACAATTGAAAACTACTTCCAATACTGCGGATGCATCCCCGCTGGCTGATTTTCTTGCTCTGGATCCTTTAGCAGCagcatttaaaaatttgaaagtaGATAGTTTGCCTAAATTAGATGCTGCAGATTCTGCTGTAGCTACCTTGAAAGGGATTAAGGCTTTGACTGAAGTTTGTTATGAAGACTCTCTTTGTCAGGAGATGATTGTTGATTTTGGAATCTTATGTTTGCTAAGGCGGTTTTTGTTGAATGATGATTATGAAAAGCTGGCTGCAATTGAGGCATATGATGCATCATCTAGAGCACATGACGGGCAGGGGAGGAAATCCAATGGCAATGGAGAACCACCTATCTCTGATGCGAAAGATTCATCTAGTCTCCGAGTTCCACCTACAGCTCATATCCGCAGGCATGCTGCTCGGCTGTTGACcgttctttctcttcttcccaaAGTGAAGAAGTTTATTATAGCTGATAAAACTTGGTGCAAATGGCTTGATGATTGTGCTAATGGGAGAATCCCAGGTTGCAGTGACCCTAAACTACAAAGCTATGCGAGGGCCACAAtcctaaatattttttgtaatgaCCAGCTTAATGGAACACCTGATAATGGAAGCCATAAGGATGGTGGTGTAACAAGTAATAATGACTTCTGCCCTCGGTATGACGACATGATATTCTTGATAAATCCTCATCTTCCTCACTGGAGGTGTCCCAAAAAAACAAATGGACAAGATGATTCCTCAGAAGACATATCTAAGGCTACTTCCGCTAAAAATTCATCTAAAAGAAAGCTAGATGCAAATACTCCTGCCATAGATGTAGTTTTTGTCCATGGCCTCCGTGGTGGGCCTTACAAAACATGGCGCATATCCGAGGACAAATCCTCAACTATGCATACCCTGGTGGAGAAGATTGATGAGGAGGCAGGAAAGCTTGGAACCTTTTGGCCTAGTGAATGGCTTTCCAGTGATTTTGCTGAGGCTCGCATGTTTTCTCTCAAATACAAG ACTAACCTCACACAGTGGTCTGGAGCTAGCTTGCCGCTTCag GAAGTTAGTTCGATGCTCTTGGAGAAGCTTGTTGCTGCAGGAATTGGGGATCGGCCTGTTGTTTTTGTTACTCACAG TATGGGGGGCTTGGTTGTGAAGCAGATCCTTTATAAAGCAAAGGAGGAAAGACATGATAATCTTgtgaaaaatacaaaaggaATT GTGTTTTATAGCTGCCCACATTTTGGTAGCAAACTTGCAGATATGCCTTGGCGAATGGGCCTTGTGCTACGTCCTGCTCCAACG ATTGGGGAGCTAAGAAGTGGGTCTACAAGATTGATACAGCTTAATGACTATATTCGTCACCTTCACAAGAAAGGGATGCTTGATGTTCTCAGTTTTTGCGAG ACGAAGGTAACTCCAATTGTTGAAGGTTATGGTGGATGGGCCTTCCGACTGGAAATTGTACCAATCGAGTCTGCATATCCAGGATTTGGGGAACTAGTT GTATTGGAGTCAACAGATCATATAAATTCTTGCAAGCCGTTGAGCCGCGCAGACCCTTCATATATAGAGACATTGAAGTTCTTACAGAAATTGAGAGCATTCTATACTTGA
- the LOC107495830 gene encoding uncharacterized protein LOC107495830 isoform X2, with the protein MHRICSRTRPLLRLPRQRSISSESQSPSSSSSASSFANNNNNQNGENDININLRNSQNVPPPVPRINNRLFIQHSPSRASAIALSAAVVSAVVASITLFNLQQKSDHHHHGNGGGALENAAQKSADSLGKIFHHAQRTGAAAAVLWQSLRSVLSSANHEVRSGFEIRVAALLADIAAANSGRRAAIVGAGGGAVVDWLLESVTSPKDGGGAQAESARALAYLIADPNVSAAVLGRPHAIPKLLRFIFSCQPRRNSKNKKHSRHSALDISDSLKGRSMLVAAIMDIVTSSCNNAEQVSFKPSLPGNAETRDIAAALQVIEEGGLHLDEPPEDDDGGSGDSGKKGIGIKILEGGTTVLGLSRTSCLMQVNISNSSHKELLKHYYTPKSLVYESKYDNSLAQDDMSAAVVPGLWDDLLYEHVAVPFASWALANWATASQLNRSRIQELDQDGNAIMSALLAPERSVKWHASLVAWLLLEDCNMPLNDSISDWSSSLLSTISQACKHEDFSLAKVAFSAFLLSVERSPEAQKIVMDKGLNSMRDIAKQTSKNKQVQEAMAKALELLCTGDFHLSLEEGQKWSGILLPWVFGTFSSNAIQSSAIKILSQILEDHGPKAVPVSQGWLVMLLNEVQSSIKKSNDKQTSQPKSDNVKTLINHSNIASAAQVANQLASAVVILSAKQLKTTSNTADASPLADFLALDPLAAAFKNLKVDSLPKLDAADSAVATLKGIKALTEVCYEDSLCQEMIVDFGILCLLRRFLLNDDYEKLAAIEAYDASSRAHDGQGRKSNGNGEPPISDAKDSSSLRVPPTAHIRRHAARLLTVLSLLPKVKKFIIADKTWCKWLDDCANGRIPGCSDPKLQSYARATILNIFCNDQLNGTPDNGSHKDGGVTSNNDFCPRYDDMIFLINPHLPHWRCPKKTNGQDDSSEDISKATSAKNSSKRKLDANTPAIDVVFVHGLRGGPYKTWRISEDKSSTMHTLVEKIDEEAGKLGTFWPSEWLSSDFAEARMFSLKYKTNLTQWSGASLPLQEVSSMLLEKLVAAGIGDRPVVFVTHSMGGLVVKQILYKAKEERHDNLVKNTKGIVFYSCPHFGSKLADMPWRMGLVLRPAPTIGELRSGSTRLIQLNDYIRHLHKKGMLDVLSFCETKVTPIVEGYGGWAFRLEIVPIESAYPGFGELVVLESTDHINSCKPLSRADPSYIETLKFLQKLRAFYT; encoded by the exons atgcacCGAATTTGTTCTAGAACGCGACCCCTTCTTCGCCTCCCTCGTCAAAGAAGTATTTCTTCAGAATCacaatcaccttcttcttcctcttctgcttcttcttttgctaataataataataatcaaaacgGTGAAAATGATATTAACATTAATCTTCGAAATTCCCAAAATGTCCCTCCACCTGTTCCTCGCATTAACAACCGTCTCTTCATTCAGCACTCTCCTTCACGCGCCTCCGCAATCGCCCTCTCCGCCGCCGTAGTCTCCGCGGTCGTCGCCTCCATCACGCTTTTCAACTTGCAGCAGAAATCCGATCATCACCACCATGGCAACGGAGGTGGTGCTCTCGAGAATGCAGCGCAGAAGTCTGCGGACTCGCTCGGGAAGATCTTCCACCACGCGCAGCGGACGGGAGCAGCTGCCGCCGTGCTGTGGCAATCGCTGCGGTCGGTATTGTCGTCGGCGAACCACGAGGTACGGTCAGGGTTTGAGATAAGAGTCGCGGCGCTGCTCGCTGATATAGCCGCTGCGAATTCTGGACGCAGGGCGGCGATCGTTGGAGCTGGCGGAGGCGCCGTCGTGGATTGGCTGTTGGAGTCTGTGACGTCTCCCAAGGATGGCGGCGGTGCACAGGCGGAGTCGGCGAGGGCGCTGGCATACCTTATTGCGGACCCTAACGTCTCTGCTGCCGTGCTTGGAAGGCCTCACGCCATTCCCAAACTTCTGAGGTTCATCTTCTCGTGCCAGCCTCGGCGGAATTCCAAGAACAAGAAG CATTCAAGACACAGTGCGCTTGATATATCGGATTCTTTGAAGGGTAGGAGTATGCTGGTAGCTGCAATTATGGACATTGTTACATCCAGCTGCAACAATGCAGAACAGGTATCTTTTAAGCCGTCATTGCCTGGAAATGCTGAGACCAGGGACATTGCTGCTGCTCTACAAGTTATTGAGGAAGGGGGTTTGCACTTGGATGAGCCACCCgaagatgatgatggtggtagtggtgacAGTGGAAAGAAAGGGATTGGAATCAAGATACTTGAAGGTGGTACCACTGTCTTAGGGCTTTCAAGGACCAGCTGTTTAATGCAGGTCAATATTTCTAATTCCAGCCACAAGGAACTGTTAAAGCATTATTATACTCCTAAATCACTCGTATATGAAAGTAAGTATGACAATTCATTAGCACAAGATGATATGTCCGCTGCTGTAGTTCCTGGTCTCTGGGATGATTTGCTTTATGAACATGTTGCTGTTCCTTTTGCATCCTGGGCATTGGCAAATTGGGCAACGGCTTCACAGTTGAATAGATCTCGGATTCAAGAACTAGACCAAGATGGAAACGCCATCATGTCTGCTTTATTGGCACCAGAGAGATCTGTCAAGTGGCATGCAAGTTTGGTGGCATGGTTGCTGTTAGAAGACTGCAATATGCCTTTGAATGATTCTATTTCTGATTGGAGTTCCAGTCTTCTTTCTACTATATCCCAGGCCTGCAAGCATGAAGACTTTTCACTGGCCAAGGTAGCTTTTTCTGCTTTTCTGTTATCTGTCGAGAGAAGTCCTGAGGCACAGAAGATAGTGATGGATAAAGGTTTAAATTCAATGAGAGACATTGCCAAGCAGACATCAAAGAATAAGCAAGTGCAAGAAGCAATGGCAAAGGCATTAGAACTACTCTGTACTGGGGACTTCCATTTGTCTCTTGAGGAGGGTCAAAAATGGTCAGGCATTCTTCTTCCTTGGGTTTTTGGAACATTTTCCTCTAATGCTATACAATCTTCAGCCATAAAGATTCTTTCTCAGATATTAGAAGACCATGGACCAAAAGCTGTGCCAGTTTCTCAAGGATGGTTAGTCATGCTGCTAAATGAAGTGCAAAGTTCCATCAAGAAATCAAATGATAAACAAACCAGTCAACCTAAAAGTGATAATGTGAAG ACCTTAATCAATCACTCCAATATTGCTTCTGCTGCACAAGTTGCAAATCAGCTAGCTAGTGCAGTTGTTATTCTGTCTGCAAAACAATTGAAAACTACTTCCAATACTGCGGATGCATCCCCGCTGGCTGATTTTCTTGCTCTGGATCCTTTAGCAGCagcatttaaaaatttgaaagtaGATAGTTTGCCTAAATTAGATGCTGCAGATTCTGCTGTAGCTACCTTGAAAGGGATTAAGGCTTTGACTGAAGTTTGTTATGAAGACTCTCTTTGTCAGGAGATGATTGTTGATTTTGGAATCTTATGTTTGCTAAGGCGGTTTTTGTTGAATGATGATTATGAAAAGCTGGCTGCAATTGAGGCATATGATGCATCATCTAGAGCACATGACGGGCAGGGGAGGAAATCCAATGGCAATGGAGAACCACCTATCTCTGATGCGAAAGATTCATCTAGTCTCCGAGTTCCACCTACAGCTCATATCCGCAGGCATGCTGCTCGGCTGTTGACcgttctttctcttcttcccaaAGTGAAGAAGTTTATTATAGCTGATAAAACTTGGTGCAAATGGCTTGATGATTGTGCTAATGGGAGAATCCCAGGTTGCAGTGACCCTAAACTACAAAGCTATGCGAGGGCCACAAtcctaaatattttttgtaatgaCCAGCTTAATGGAACACCTGATAATGGAAGCCATAAGGATGGTGGTGTAACAAGTAATAATGACTTCTGCCCTCGGTATGACGACATGATATTCTTGATAAATCCTCATCTTCCTCACTGGAGGTGTCCCAAAAAAACAAATGGACAAGATGATTCCTCAGAAGACATATCTAAGGCTACTTCCGCTAAAAATTCATCTAAAAGAAAGCTAGATGCAAATACTCCTGCCATAGATGTAGTTTTTGTCCATGGCCTCCGTGGTGGGCCTTACAAAACATGGCGCATATCCGAGGACAAATCCTCAACTATGCATACCCTGGTGGAGAAGATTGATGAGGAGGCAGGAAAGCTTGGAACCTTTTGGCCTAGTGAATGGCTTTCCAGTGATTTTGCTGAGGCTCGCATGTTTTCTCTCAAATACAAG ACTAACCTCACACAGTGGTCTGGAGCTAGCTTGCCGCTTCag GAAGTTAGTTCGATGCTCTTGGAGAAGCTTGTTGCTGCAGGAATTGGGGATCGGCCTGTTGTTTTTGTTACTCACAG TATGGGGGGCTTGGTTGTGAAGCAGATCCTTTATAAAGCAAAGGAGGAAAGACATGATAATCTTgtgaaaaatacaaaaggaATT GTGTTTTATAGCTGCCCACATTTTGGTAGCAAACTTGCAGATATGCCTTGGCGAATGGGCCTTGTGCTACGTCCTGCTCCAACG ATTGGGGAGCTAAGAAGTGGGTCTACAAGATTGATACAGCTTAATGACTATATTCGTCACCTTCACAAGAAAGGGATGCTTGATGTTCTCAGTTTTTGCGAG ACGAAGGTAACTCCAATTGTTGAAGGTTATGGTGGATGGGCCTTCCGACTGGAAATTGTACCAATCGAGTCTGCATATCCAGGATTTGGGGAACTAGTT GTATTGGAGTCAACAGATCATATAAATTCTTGCAAGCCGTTGAGCCGCGCAGACCCTTCATATATAGAGACATTGAAGTTCTTACAGAAATTGAGAGCATTCTATACTTGA
- the LOC107495873 gene encoding probable inactive heme oxygenase 2, chloroplastic, translating into MLLTAKALQPQLCLSTPPTTITTSTSSTSPSKNLNFITNTRTFSLCLCAPNPNASTTTPPLKKRNRYRRLYPGETTGITEEMRFVAMRLRNNNATPKSPENKEEESSSSNGPASDAWHPSVQGFLRYLVDSKLVFNTVERIVDDSDHVSYAYFRKTGLERSEGIAKDLEGFEQQGLAIPNPRSPGLTYAKYLEELAERSPPLFLSHFYNIYFSHIAGGQVIAKQVSQKIFEGKELELYRWEGDPAELLKGVRENLNMLAEHWPRDDKNKCLRETTKSFRYLSQIVRLIIL; encoded by the exons ATGTTGCTAACGGCAAAAGCTCTTCAACCTCAACTATGCTTATCCACACCACCAACCACCATAACCACCTCCACCTCCTCaacttcaccttccaagaaccTCAACTTCATCACTAACACTCGTACCTTCTCCTTATGCTTATGCGCTCCCAATCCCAACGCTTCCACCACTACTCCTCCGTTGAAGAAGAGGAACAGGTACCGGAGGCTCTATCCTGGAGAGACAACCGGCATCACCGAAGAGATGAGGTTCGTTGCTATGAGGCTTCGCAACAACAATGCTACTCCCAAGTCCCccgaaaacaaagaagaagaatcatCATCATCCAACGGTCCTGCTTCTGACGCGTGGCATCCATCCGTTCAAGGCTTCCTCCGTTACTTGGTTGATTCCAAACTTGTCTTCAACACCGTCGAACGCATCGTCGACGACTCTGATCACGTCTCTT ATGCTTACTTTAGGAAAACTGGGTTGGAAAGGTCAGAAGGGATTGCAAAGGATTTGGAAGGGTTTGAGCAGCAAGGACTTGCGATTCCGAATCCTCGCTCGCCGGGACTGACTTATGCCAAATATTTGGAGGAACTTGCCGAGAGAAGCCCTCCCTTGTTTCTCTCCCATTTCTACAACATATATTTTTCTCACATAGCCGGTGGTCAGGTCATAGCAAAGCAG GTTTCTCAAAAGATCTTCGAAGGGAAGGAGCTAGAACTCTATAGGTGGGAAGGTGATCCAGCGGAGTTGCTAAAGGGTGTTCGCGAGAATCTCAACATGCTTGCAGAG CATTGGCCTCGAGATGATAAAAACAAATGCTTAAGAGAAACAACCAAGTCATTCCGGTATTTGAGCCAGATTGTCCGTCTCATCATCTTATGA
- the LOC107495713 gene encoding uncharacterized protein LOC107495713 → MIEDTLLIHKDYVDIKSIKKSPLTYGLVVLVITAVCGMYLCSINLEHPRVIIRANTKLLELRSKVFNSNNNHSSSCYPYGVEQWELPYLHYPQPKTYNREECACNPVRFFVILSMQRSGSGWFETFLNSHGNVSSNGEIFSLKKRRENVSSILKTMDTLYNLDWFTSASKNQCTSALGFKWMLNQGLMENHEEIVKYFERRKVSVIFLFRRNLLRRMVSVLANSYDKDAKPLNGTHKSHVHSPLEAKILAKYKPWINTTLLESELKETEETASKAIEYFNNTHHVVLYYEDLLKNLTKLNDVQEFLRIPHRDLHSRQVKIHTGPLSEQIGNWEQLQEALKGTQYQAFLSSD, encoded by the exons ATGATTGAAGATACACTTCTTATTCACAAG GACTATGTGGACATAAAATCTATTAAGAAATCTCCATTAACATATGGGTTGGTAGTTTTGGTCATCACTGCAGTTTGTGGAATGTATCTTTGCTCAATTAATTTAGAGCATCCAAGGGTTATTATTAGAGCAAATACAAAGTTGTTGGAACTTAGAAGTAAAGTctttaatagtaataataaccATTCATCATCTTGTTATCCTTATGGTGTGGAACAATGGGAACTTCCCTACTTGCATTATCCACAACCCAAAACTTATAACAG AGAGGAATGTGCATGTAATCCTGTTAGGTTTTTTGTGATCCTATCAATGCAAAGATCAGGAAGTGGATGGTTTGAGACATTTTTGAACAGCCATGGCAATGTAAGCTCCAATGGAGAGATATTCtctttgaaaaaaagaagagaaaatgttTCTTCAATTTTGAAGACAATGGACACACTTTACAATCTTGATTGGTTCACTAGTGCTTCCAAGAATCAATGCACTTCAGCTTTGGGATTCAAATGGATGCTCAATCAG GGTTTGATGGAGAATCATGAGGAGATAGTGAAATACTTTGAAAGGAGAAAGGTTTCAGTAATATTTCTTTTCAGAAGAAATTTGCTTCGCAGAATGGTATCTGTTTTAGCAAATTCATATGACAAAGATGCCAAGCCATTGAATGGAACCCACAAGTCTCATGTTCACTCTCCATTAGAG GCTAAAATTCTTGCCAAATACAAGCCATGGATCAACACCACGTTACTGGAATCAGAACTGAAGGAAACAGAAGAGACAGCTTCAAAAGCCATTGAATATTTTAACAACACTCACCACGTTGTTCTCTATTATGAGGATCTTCTGAAAAATCTCACT AAACTGAATGATGTTCAAGAATTTCTAAGAATACCGCACAGAGATTTGCACAGTCGTCAAGTGAAGATACACACAGGTCCATTATCAGAACAAATTGGGAACTGGGAACAATTACAAGAAGCTCTCAAAGGGACTCAATACCAAGCTTTTCTATCATCAGACTGA